The sequence below is a genomic window from Lolium perenne isolate Kyuss_39 chromosome 7, Kyuss_2.0, whole genome shotgun sequence.
ATATCCCTTCCGACCTCACCAATCACCAAATCAAATAGATAAGGGCTACAATCAGGGCCCATTGCCTTGCCTCCCTTCATCCTTCTCAACGTGTCCTTGACCTCAGACTCCTGGATTCGCCGCACAAAACGCCTACTAGTATCATCAAAGGAGTTGTCCAGTTCAGTGGTAGAGCTCTCAGTCTCCCCATTGAACAGCCTGTCGAAGTACTCCAACCATCTATGCTCAATCTCCTTATCCTTCACCAGGAGCTGGTCTGCTCCGTCCTTGATGCATTTGACTTGGTCAACATCCTTCGTCTTCCTCTCTCGGATCTTGGCCATCCTATAGATGTCCTTTTCGCCTTCCTTCGTGCCTAACCGCTGGTAGAGGTCCTCATACGCCTGACCCCTTGCTTCACTCACAGCTCGCTTTGTGGCCTTCTCTGTCATCTTGTACTTCTCCATGTTGTCTGCACTCCTATCCAGGTACAGGCGTCTGAAACAATCTTTCTTCTCTTTAATAGCCTTCTGGACATCAGTGTTCCACCGCCAGGTATCTCTAACTTTGCTTCTACTTCCCCTCGATGCTCCAAACTCCTCTAAGGCCACCTTACGAACACATGTCGCCATCTTCATCCACATGTTCTCCGCATCACCTCCTTCCTCACAAGGGCCCTCCtttaatgaccctctccttgaacgTCCGAGCTACCTCTCCCTTGAGCTTCCACCACTTCGTTCTAGCGTCTTTCGCACGCTTATCCCGCTGGACACGAAGTCGAAAGCGGAAGTCAGCCACCACAAGCTTATGCTGATGGACAACACTCTCTCCAGGTATCACCTTACAATCTAGGCACGCACTCATGTCTTGTCTCCTTGAGAGGATGAAGTCAATCTGGCTACTGTGGTGGCCACTACTAAAAGTCACTAGATGTGATTCTCTCTTTTTAAAGAGGGTCGTACGCTAAAGCAAAGCTTAGGACATCTTCCCCTTCTTCATTCCTGATGCCATAGCCAAAGCTCCCATGCATCCCTTCAAAACCTATGTTAGATGTACCCACGTAGCCATTAAGGTCTCCTCCTATGAAGAGCTTTTCGCCACTGGGTACACCCCTAACCAAGTCCTCTAGGCCTCCCCGAACTCCCTCTTGGTGTTCTCATTGTGGCTTATTTGCGGGGCATAAGCGCTAATAACATTGAGAACTAAGTCCCTAACTACTAGCTTGACCAGGATAATTCGGTCCCCACATCTCTTGACGTCTACAACTCCAGATTTGAGGCTCTTATTGATCAAGATGCCTAGTCCATTTCTGTTTGGAGCCGTTCTCGTATACCACA
It includes:
- the LOC139833646 gene encoding uncharacterized protein; the protein is MATCVRKVALEEFGASRGSRSKVRDTWRWNTDVQKAIKEKKDCFRRLYLDRSADNMEKYKMTEKATKRAVSEARGQAYEDLYQRLGTKEGEKDIYRMAKIRERKTKDVDQVKCIKDGADQLLVKDKEIEHRWLEYFDRLFNGETESSTTELDNSFDDTSRRFVRRIQESEVKDTLRRMKGGKAMGPDCSPYLFDLVIGEVGRDIEGDISWCMLFADDVVLIDDSRTGVNRKLELWRQTLESKGFRLSRTKTEYMMCGFSTTRHEEEEVSLDGQVVPQKDTFRYLGPILHKDLNHQIKARWMK